The following are encoded together in the Halopseudomonas salegens genome:
- the urtA gene encoding urea ABC transporter substrate-binding protein, whose translation MQLKKIVKQASAVGLACSLAVSSLTAMAETIKVGVLHSLSGTMAISETTLKDTMLMLIEEQNKKGGLLGKQLEAVVVDPASDWPLFAERTRELIEQHEVDAIFGCWTSVSRKAVLPVIEELNGLLFYPVQFEGEESSRNVFYTGAAPNQQAIPAVDYLKDEMGVERWVLAGTDYVYPRTTNRILEAYLKSNGVAESDIMINYTPFGHSDWQNIVAEIKRFGGTGKKTAVVSTINGDANVPFYRELGNQGVSSLDIPVVAFSVGEEELSGIDARPLVGHMAAWNYFMSEETAENEAFIKTWHAFIGDTDRVTNDPMEAHYVGFNMWVKAVEKAGTTDSDAVIDAIVGVEVPNLTGGVSTMLPNHYITKPVLIGEIQEDGQFLTVSQTDDLVPGESWSRYLEGSKDLVADWTAPINCGNYNTETETCLGSEAQQ comes from the coding sequence ATGCAACTGAAAAAAATTGTCAAACAGGCCAGCGCTGTTGGCCTTGCATGCAGCCTGGCTGTCAGCAGCCTGACCGCCATGGCAGAAACCATCAAGGTCGGTGTACTGCACTCCTTGTCCGGCACCATGGCCATTTCGGAAACCACGCTGAAAGACACCATGCTGATGCTGATTGAAGAGCAGAACAAAAAAGGTGGCCTGCTCGGCAAGCAACTGGAAGCCGTCGTGGTTGACCCCGCCTCGGATTGGCCGCTGTTCGCCGAACGCACGCGTGAACTGATCGAACAACACGAAGTGGATGCCATCTTTGGCTGCTGGACCTCGGTATCGCGCAAGGCAGTATTGCCGGTGATCGAAGAGCTCAACGGACTGCTGTTCTACCCGGTACAGTTCGAGGGTGAAGAGTCCTCGCGCAACGTCTTTTACACCGGCGCCGCGCCGAATCAACAGGCCATTCCGGCCGTTGATTACCTGAAAGACGAAATGGGCGTCGAGCGTTGGGTACTCGCTGGCACCGACTACGTCTACCCGCGAACCACCAACCGCATTCTCGAAGCCTACCTGAAATCGAATGGTGTGGCCGAAAGCGACATCATGATCAATTACACCCCGTTCGGTCACTCCGACTGGCAGAACATTGTTGCCGAGATCAAGCGCTTTGGCGGTACCGGCAAGAAAACTGCCGTGGTCTCCACCATCAATGGCGACGCCAACGTACCCTTCTATCGCGAACTGGGTAACCAGGGCGTGTCATCGCTGGACATTCCGGTAGTGGCATTCTCGGTCGGTGAAGAAGAACTGTCCGGTATCGATGCCCGTCCGCTGGTCGGTCACATGGCCGCCTGGAACTACTTCATGAGTGAAGAAACCGCAGAAAACGAAGCCTTCATCAAAACCTGGCACGCCTTTATCGGCGACACCGACCGGGTTACCAATGATCCGATGGAAGCCCATTACGTCGGCTTCAACATGTGGGTAAAAGCGGTGGAAAAAGCCGGCACTACCGACAGTGATGCAGTGATTGACGCCATTGTCGGCGTGGAAGTGCCCAACCTGACCGGTGGCGTCAGCACCATGCTGCCCAACCACTACATCACCAAGCCGGTGCTGATTGGTGAAATCCAGGAAGACGGCCAGTTCCTGACTGTGTCGCAGACCGACGATCTGGTGCCCGGCGAGTCCTGGTCACGTTATCTGGAAGGCAGCAAGGATCTGGTTGCCGACTGGACCGCACCGATCAACTGCGGCAACTACAACACCGAGACTGAAACCTGCCTGGGTAGCGAAGCCCAGCAATAA
- a CDS encoding type III PLP-dependent enzyme, which yields MTVKLEDYFDRETFNRMQAVAEQHETPFLVVDLKTIERAYDELVEGFPFAKVYYAVKANPSNEVLGLLQDKGSNFDIASIYELEKVMALGVKPEQISFGNTIKKSRHIRAFYEKGVRLYATDSEADLRNIAKAAPGSKVYVRILTEGSTTADWPLSRKFGCQTDMAMDLLVLARELGLEPHGVSFHVGSQQRDIGAWDAAIAKVKVIFERLKEEDGISLKMINMGGGFPANYLTKTNTMQTYAEEITRFLQEDFGDDLPEIILEPGRSLIANAGILFSEVVLVSRKSHTALERWVFTDVGKFSGLVETMDESIKFPIWTDKKGELEEVVLAGPTCDSADIMYESYKYGLPLNLAIGDRLCWLSTGAYTTSYSSIEFNGFPPLEAFYV from the coding sequence ATGACCGTCAAACTGGAAGATTACTTCGACCGCGAAACCTTCAACCGCATGCAAGCGGTTGCCGAACAGCATGAGACACCCTTTCTGGTAGTGGACCTCAAAACCATCGAGCGTGCCTACGATGAGCTGGTTGAGGGTTTTCCCTTTGCCAAGGTGTATTACGCGGTCAAGGCCAACCCGTCCAATGAAGTGCTTGGCCTGCTGCAGGACAAGGGCTCGAATTTCGATATTGCCTCTATCTATGAGCTGGAAAAGGTCATGGCGCTGGGCGTCAAGCCGGAACAGATCAGCTTTGGCAACACCATCAAGAAGTCACGCCACATCCGTGCTTTCTATGAAAAGGGTGTGCGTCTGTATGCGACTGATTCGGAAGCCGACCTGCGCAATATTGCCAAGGCTGCGCCGGGCTCCAAGGTGTATGTGCGCATTCTCACCGAAGGCTCGACCACCGCCGACTGGCCGTTGTCGCGCAAATTCGGTTGCCAGACCGATATGGCCATGGACTTGCTGGTGCTGGCCAGAGAGTTGGGGCTGGAGCCGCATGGGGTGTCTTTCCATGTCGGTTCGCAGCAGCGTGATATCGGCGCCTGGGATGCCGCGATCGCCAAGGTCAAGGTGATCTTCGAGCGCCTGAAAGAAGAGGATGGCATCAGCCTGAAGATGATCAACATGGGTGGCGGCTTTCCGGCCAACTACCTGACCAAGACCAATACCATGCAGACCTACGCGGAAGAAATTACCCGCTTTCTGCAGGAAGATTTTGGTGATGATCTGCCAGAAATCATCCTTGAGCCCGGCCGCTCGTTGATTGCCAATGCGGGTATCCTGTTCAGTGAAGTGGTGCTGGTCTCGCGTAAATCACACACTGCGCTGGAGCGCTGGGTGTTTACCGATGTCGGCAAGTTCTCCGGGCTGGTCGAAACCATGGATGAGTCCATCAAGTTCCCGATCTGGACGGACAAGAAGGGTGAGCTGGAAGAAGTGGTGCTGGCCGGGCCGACCTGTGACAGTGCCGACATCATGTATGAAAGCTACAAGTACGGCCTGCCGTTGAATCTGGCCATTGGTGACCGCCTGTGCTGGTTGTCGACCGGGGCTTACACTACCAGCTACAGCTCGATCGAGTTCAACGGCTTCCCGCCGCTGGAAGCTTTTTACGTCTGA
- the urtE gene encoding urea ABC transporter ATP-binding subunit UrtE: protein MLSIKSINQYYNQSHILWDLDLELKAGTCGCLLGRNGVGKTTLLKCVTGLLPIRDGQIIFDGKDISRMSTENRARSGIGYVPQGREIFPLLTVEENLKISLGARKDRARQIPGLIYELFPVLKEMKNRRGGDLSGGQQQQLAIGRALVLDPKLLILDEPTEGIQPNIVRDISDVIRRLNEELGLTVLLVEQKLPFARRAADDFFIMERGRVVADGPMPTLDDALIKQYLTV, encoded by the coding sequence GTGCTCAGCATCAAGTCAATCAACCAGTACTACAACCAGAGTCATATCCTCTGGGACCTGGATCTCGAGCTCAAGGCCGGCACCTGTGGCTGTCTGCTCGGACGCAACGGCGTGGGCAAGACCACGCTGCTCAAGTGCGTCACCGGGCTGCTGCCGATCCGTGATGGCCAGATCATATTCGATGGCAAGGATATCAGCCGCATGAGTACGGAAAACCGTGCCCGTTCCGGCATCGGCTATGTACCTCAGGGGCGGGAGATTTTCCCGCTGCTCACGGTGGAGGAGAATCTGAAAATCTCCCTGGGTGCGCGCAAGGACCGCGCGCGGCAAATACCCGGGTTGATCTATGAGCTGTTTCCGGTACTCAAGGAAATGAAAAACCGCCGTGGAGGTGATTTGTCCGGCGGCCAGCAACAGCAGTTGGCAATTGGCCGCGCCCTGGTACTCGATCCCAAATTGCTGATTCTCGATGAGCCGACCGAAGGTATCCAGCCGAATATCGTGCGCGACATCAGTGACGTGATCCGTCGCCTGAATGAGGAACTTGGCCTGACCGTGCTGCTGGTCGAGCAGAAACTGCCCTTCGCACGCCGCGCTGCCGATGATTTTTTTATCATGGAACGCGGCCGGGTAGTTGCCGACGGCCCCATGCCAACCCTGGATGATGCTCTGATCAAGCAATACCTGACAGTCTGA
- the urtB gene encoding urea ABC transporter permease subunit UrtB, with amino-acid sequence MTRYHPTDALPTAPPVSANLCQRLAALVLCLLLGLGFSYPAAAEEAAAEPSTEPDFTSLVQQLPQGNLAKRAQTVTALSELEHERLIDVLTALQEGNLLATRDEPPIVVIRQNDNVFDAISGDTIDEPEGLRRVPVNNRLRSELLTLIARLSLNHPRPQVRYDAVRRFIDDGIDSNAINLLIERRALEDTALVNGAIDTAFALFQLQGDDREERLLAVSTLSGSLERAARNALRGIADNDVDPELRLAASEALDSIQTKMGFYRFIENLFFGLSLGSVLLLAAIGLAITFGVMGVINMAHGELIMIGAYTTWGVQVLFPSLIEWSLLIAIPSAFVVAGLVGILIERGVIRFLYGRPLETLLATFGLSLVLQQAVRTLFSPLNRSVSSPEWISGILTINPVLSITYTRLYILAFGLMVFFALLLVMKKTSLGLKVRAVSQNRAMARAVGVRSSWVDALTFGLGSGIAGIAGVALSQITNVGPNLGQAYIIDSFMVVVFGGVGNLWGTLVSAMTLGLINNFLEPYAGAMLAKVLVLVMLILFIQKKPKGLFPQKGRAAAD; translated from the coding sequence ATGACCCGATATCACCCGACGGATGCCCTGCCAACCGCCCCACCCGTCAGCGCCAACCTGTGCCAGCGCCTTGCGGCACTGGTCTTATGCCTGCTGCTGGGCCTGGGCTTCAGTTACCCCGCTGCCGCCGAAGAAGCCGCTGCCGAACCCTCCACGGAGCCGGACTTCACCAGCCTGGTGCAGCAGTTGCCGCAGGGCAATCTGGCCAAACGGGCACAAACGGTAACGGCCCTGTCCGAGTTGGAGCATGAACGCCTGATCGATGTGTTGACGGCGTTGCAGGAAGGCAATTTGCTCGCCACTCGCGACGAGCCGCCGATCGTGGTCATCCGTCAGAACGACAACGTCTTCGACGCGATCAGTGGTGACACCATCGATGAGCCGGAAGGCCTGCGCCGGGTACCCGTCAACAACCGCCTGCGCAGCGAGCTATTGACGCTGATTGCCCGCCTGAGCCTGAATCATCCACGTCCCCAGGTGCGCTATGACGCCGTGCGACGTTTTATCGATGACGGCATCGACAGTAACGCGATCAATCTGCTGATTGAGCGCAGGGCCCTGGAAGATACCGCGCTGGTCAATGGTGCCATCGATACAGCCTTTGCCCTGTTCCAGCTGCAGGGAGACGATCGGGAAGAACGCCTGCTGGCGGTCAGCACCCTCAGCGGCTCTCTCGAACGTGCGGCGCGCAATGCCCTGCGCGGCATCGCCGACAATGATGTTGACCCGGAGCTGCGCCTTGCCGCCAGTGAAGCACTGGATTCAATCCAGACCAAAATGGGTTTTTACCGCTTTATCGAGAATCTGTTCTTTGGCCTCAGCCTGGGATCCGTATTGCTGCTGGCCGCGATTGGTCTGGCGATCACCTTTGGCGTCATGGGCGTGATCAATATGGCCCACGGCGAACTGATCATGATAGGCGCCTATACCACCTGGGGCGTACAGGTGCTTTTCCCCAGCCTGATTGAATGGAGCCTGCTGATTGCCATACCGTCCGCTTTTGTGGTCGCCGGGCTGGTCGGCATCCTGATCGAACGCGGGGTAATCCGTTTTCTCTATGGCCGACCGCTGGAAACCCTGCTGGCCACCTTTGGCCTCAGCCTGGTGCTGCAACAGGCCGTACGTACCTTGTTCAGCCCCTTGAACCGCTCGGTGAGTTCCCCTGAGTGGATCAGCGGCATCCTGACCATCAATCCGGTACTGTCGATTACCTACACCCGCCTGTACATCCTTGCTTTCGGCCTGATGGTGTTCTTTGCCCTGCTGCTGGTGATGAAAAAAACCAGTCTTGGTCTCAAGGTCCGTGCCGTGTCACAGAACCGGGCCATGGCCCGCGCCGTCGGGGTCCGTTCGAGCTGGGTTGATGCCCTGACCTTTGGCCTGGGCTCCGGCATTGCCGGTATCGCCGGGGTCGCACTGTCGCAGATCACCAACGTCGGCCCCAACCTGGGTCAGGCCTACATCATTGATTCCTTCATGGTGGTGGTGTTTGGTGGCGTCGGCAATCTCTGGGGCACGCTGGTCAGCGCCATGACGCTGGGCCTGATCAACAACTTCCTCGAACCCTATGCCGGGGCCATGCTGGCCAAGGTGCTGGTGCTGGTGATGTTGATCCTGTTCATCCAGAAAAAACCCAAGGGCCTGTTTCCACAGAAAGGCCGTGCGGCCGCCGACTGA
- the nhaB gene encoding sodium/proton antiporter NhaB, which produces MTLSLPRAFAHNFLGNAPVWYKQTIVAFLLLNPLALWLLGPYVMGWILVIEFIFTLAMALKCYPLLPGGLLAIEAIIIGMATPEALYAEMLTNFPVILLLMFMVAGIYFMKGLLLLVFTRILLGVRSKSSLGLLFCLTAALLSAFLDALTVTAVIISVAVGFYSVYHKVASAPGKAQPDQLVHADDEPLELHRDDLEIFRAFLRSLLMHGAIGTALGGVATLVGEPQNLLIARIAGWSFVEFFMRMAPVSLPVLLAGSLTCVLLEKTGWFGYGAKIPRSVRRVLEEFAANEQAKRTNQQRAQLIVQALAAVILVLGLAFHVAEVGLIGLLVIVLMTSFNGVTDEHQIGKAFQEALPFTALLVVFFAIVSVIHQQHLFTPIIAAVLAMPEDIQPGMFFLANGILSMVSDNVFVATVYISEIKQALDAGQISREHFDLLAVSINTGTNLPSVATPNGQAAFLFLLTSAIAPLVRLSYGRMVVMAFPYTVVMGAVGLYAVINWL; this is translated from the coding sequence ATGACACTCTCCTTACCCCGTGCTTTTGCGCATAATTTTCTGGGCAATGCCCCCGTCTGGTACAAACAGACCATTGTTGCCTTCTTGCTGCTCAATCCATTGGCACTGTGGTTGCTGGGGCCCTATGTGATGGGCTGGATTCTGGTCATCGAGTTCATTTTCACGCTGGCCATGGCGCTCAAGTGCTACCCGCTGTTGCCGGGTGGCCTGTTGGCGATCGAGGCCATTATTATTGGCATGGCGACTCCGGAAGCGCTGTATGCGGAGATGCTGACCAATTTCCCGGTCATTTTGCTGTTGATGTTCATGGTTGCCGGGATTTACTTCATGAAGGGCCTGTTGCTGCTGGTATTCACCCGCATTTTGCTGGGGGTGCGATCGAAGTCCAGTCTGGGCCTGTTGTTTTGTCTAACCGCTGCGTTGCTATCGGCTTTTCTGGATGCACTGACAGTGACAGCAGTGATCATCAGTGTAGCGGTCGGTTTTTATTCGGTGTATCACAAGGTGGCTTCGGCGCCGGGTAAAGCCCAGCCCGACCAGTTGGTGCATGCGGACGATGAGCCGCTGGAATTGCACCGTGACGACCTGGAAATATTCCGTGCTTTCCTGCGTAGCTTGCTGATGCATGGCGCCATCGGTACCGCTCTGGGCGGTGTGGCAACGCTGGTGGGTGAGCCCCAGAACCTGCTGATTGCTCGCATAGCGGGCTGGAGCTTTGTCGAGTTCTTTATGCGTATGGCTCCGGTCAGCCTGCCGGTTCTGCTGGCGGGCTCATTGACCTGCGTATTGCTGGAGAAAACTGGCTGGTTTGGCTATGGCGCCAAGATTCCGCGCTCGGTGCGCCGGGTACTGGAAGAATTCGCCGCCAATGAGCAAGCCAAGCGGACCAACCAGCAGCGCGCGCAGTTGATCGTTCAGGCGCTGGCAGCGGTCATTCTGGTACTGGGCCTGGCATTTCATGTCGCCGAGGTCGGCTTGATTGGCTTGCTGGTTATTGTGTTGATGACCAGCTTCAATGGCGTGACGGATGAGCACCAGATCGGCAAGGCCTTTCAGGAGGCGCTACCTTTTACGGCATTGTTGGTTGTGTTTTTTGCCATCGTGTCGGTGATTCATCAACAGCACCTGTTTACTCCGATTATTGCTGCGGTACTGGCCATGCCGGAAGATATCCAGCCGGGGATGTTCTTTCTGGCCAACGGGATTCTCTCGATGGTCAGCGACAACGTGTTTGTCGCGACGGTATACATCAGTGAAATCAAGCAGGCACTGGATGCTGGCCAGATCAGCCGTGAGCACTTTGACCTGTTGGCCGTATCCATCAACACCGGTACCAATCTGCCCAGTGTTGCTACGCCCAATGGTCAGGCTGCTTTCCTGTTCCTGCTGACCTCGGCCATCGCCCCTCTGGTGCGTCTGTCCTATGGTCGCATGGTGGTCATGGCGTTTCCCTACACGGTCGTTATGGGGGCTGTCGGCCTGTATGCAGTGATCAACTGGTTGTAG
- the urtC gene encoding urea ABC transporter permease subunit UrtC, translating into MTQRLLLSDRGGMIVLGLVVLMAILVPICNLALPTDSPFYVSNFSVALLGKFLCFALLALSVDLIWGYAGILSLGHGAFFSLGGYGMGMYLMRQIGDRGVYGHPELMDFMVILNWESLPWYWQGFDMFWFAALMILLVPGLLALVFGWLAFRSRVTGVYFAIITQALTFALMLAFFRNEMGFGGNNGLNDFKEILGFDLSAKGTRVGLFIASAIALLLGYLACRYIVTSRMGRVIIAIRDAESRTRFSGYQVEYYKLWLFVFSAMLAAVAGALYVPQVGIINPGEFSPLNSIEMVVWVAAGGRGTLFGAIVGAFAVNYAKTFFTTFSPETWLFILGALFVLVTLLLPRGIVGLLDRFTRKGDKS; encoded by the coding sequence CTGACTCAACGTTTATTACTCAGTGATCGCGGCGGCATGATCGTGCTCGGCCTGGTGGTCCTGATGGCCATCCTGGTACCGATCTGCAACCTGGCGCTGCCAACTGACTCGCCCTTCTACGTGTCCAACTTCAGTGTCGCGCTGCTGGGCAAGTTTCTGTGCTTTGCCCTGCTGGCCCTGTCAGTCGACCTGATCTGGGGCTACGCCGGCATCCTGTCACTCGGCCATGGTGCCTTTTTCAGTCTGGGTGGGTATGGCATGGGCATGTACCTGATGCGTCAGATTGGTGACCGCGGCGTGTATGGCCATCCGGAGCTGATGGATTTCATGGTCATCCTCAACTGGGAAAGCCTGCCCTGGTACTGGCAGGGTTTCGACATGTTCTGGTTTGCCGCGCTGATGATCCTGCTGGTACCCGGTCTGCTGGCACTGGTGTTCGGCTGGCTGGCCTTTCGCTCGCGGGTAACCGGGGTGTATTTCGCCATCATCACCCAGGCCCTGACCTTTGCCCTGATGCTGGCCTTCTTCCGCAATGAAATGGGCTTTGGCGGCAACAACGGCCTGAATGACTTCAAGGAAATCCTCGGTTTTGATCTCAGCGCCAAGGGTACCCGGGTCGGCCTCTTCATCGCCTCGGCAATCGCTCTGCTGCTCGGCTATCTGGCCTGTCGCTATATCGTCACCTCGCGTATGGGGCGGGTGATTATCGCCATTCGCGATGCGGAAAGTCGTACCCGTTTCAGCGGCTATCAGGTGGAATACTACAAGCTCTGGCTGTTCGTGTTTTCCGCCATGTTGGCGGCGGTGGCCGGTGCCCTCTATGTCCCTCAGGTCGGCATTATCAATCCCGGCGAGTTCTCGCCGTTGAACTCGATCGAGATGGTCGTCTGGGTCGCAGCCGGTGGCCGTGGCACCTTGTTCGGCGCCATTGTCGGAGCCTTTGCGGTCAACTACGCCAAAACCTTCTTCACTACTTTCTCGCCGGAAACCTGGCTGTTCATTCTGGGCGCCCTGTTCGTGCTGGTTACCCTGCTGCTGCCACGCGGCATTGTCGGCCTGCTCGACCGCTTTACCCGCAAGGGAGACAAGTCATGA
- the urtD gene encoding urea ABC transporter ATP-binding protein UrtD — MLPTPEYDQVVDTSHGPILYVEDISVSFDGFKALNNLNLYVNDGELRCIIGPNGAGKTTMMDVITGKTQPDTGSVWFGQRINLLKQSEHSIARGGIGRKFQKPTIFEALSVFENLELASAGSKRVWSTLLHDLSSLQRDRIDEVLELIGLQELVRRDAGELSHGQKQWLEIGMLLMQNPRVLLVDEPVAGMTGEEVEKTAELLTSLAGKHSVIVVEHDMAFVRSIARTVTVLHQGSVLAEGSMDQVQNDPKVVEVYLGE; from the coding sequence ATGCTGCCGACACCGGAATATGATCAGGTGGTGGATACCAGCCATGGTCCGATTCTGTATGTCGAGGATATCAGCGTCAGCTTTGACGGCTTCAAGGCACTGAACAACCTCAACCTCTACGTCAACGATGGTGAGCTGCGCTGTATCATCGGTCCCAATGGCGCCGGCAAGACCACCATGATGGATGTGATCACCGGCAAGACTCAGCCGGATACTGGCAGTGTCTGGTTTGGCCAGCGTATCAACCTGCTCAAGCAATCCGAGCACAGCATTGCCCGTGGCGGTATCGGACGCAAGTTCCAGAAACCCACGATTTTTGAAGCCCTGAGCGTGTTCGAGAATCTGGAACTGGCCAGTGCCGGCAGCAAGCGCGTCTGGTCTACCCTGCTGCACGATCTGAGCAGCCTGCAGCGTGATCGTATCGACGAGGTACTGGAGCTGATCGGCTTGCAGGAACTGGTGCGTCGCGATGCCGGTGAATTGTCCCACGGCCAGAAGCAATGGCTGGAAATCGGCATGTTGCTGATGCAGAACCCGCGCGTGCTGCTGGTCGACGAGCCGGTCGCCGGGATGACCGGTGAAGAGGTGGAAAAGACGGCCGAACTGCTGACCTCACTGGCCGGCAAGCACTCGGTCATTGTGGTCGAACACGATATGGCCTTTGTGCGCTCGATCGCCCGCACCGTCACCGTCCTGCACCAGGGTTCAGTGCTGGCCGAAGGCAGCATGGATCAAGTACAGAACGACCCGAAAGTGGTCGAAGTCTATCTGGGAGAATAA
- a CDS encoding GntR family transcriptional regulator yields the protein MRPSDIASVKPPASKRQNLTERIYQELKERIFDFQLLPGDRFSENEMAESMQASRTPVREALTRLQREGFVEVSFRSGWQVRPFDFEQYEQLYDVRIVLEMAAVKRLCEMEPGPDLEQLKATWLVPEDQRLDHGPTVCAMDERFHEQLVEATGNGEMARIHHDVTERLRIVRRIDFTKRPRIEATYREHGEILRTIIKRRADEAQLLLKTHIEESKAEVRKITLHMIHEARLNPHNSLLANDAGN from the coding sequence GTGCGCCCGAGTGATATTGCCTCGGTCAAGCCACCGGCCAGCAAGCGCCAGAACCTGACCGAACGTATCTATCAGGAACTGAAAGAGCGCATCTTTGACTTTCAGCTGCTACCCGGTGATCGCTTCAGCGAGAACGAAATGGCCGAAAGCATGCAGGCCAGCCGCACGCCGGTGCGCGAGGCATTGACCCGTTTGCAGCGCGAAGGCTTTGTCGAAGTGTCTTTCCGCAGCGGCTGGCAGGTCAGACCCTTTGATTTCGAGCAGTACGAACAGCTGTATGACGTGCGCATCGTGCTGGAAATGGCAGCGGTCAAACGCCTGTGTGAAATGGAGCCGGGACCGGATCTGGAACAGTTGAAAGCCACCTGGCTGGTGCCGGAAGACCAGCGCCTGGATCACGGCCCCACCGTCTGCGCCATGGACGAACGCTTTCACGAGCAACTGGTAGAAGCCACCGGCAACGGTGAAATGGCCCGCATTCACCATGATGTGACCGAGCGTCTGCGCATTGTGCGACGCATCGACTTCACCAAACGCCCGCGCATTGAAGCCACCTACCGCGAGCACGGCGAAATTCTGCGCACCATTATCAAGCGCCGCGCCGATGAAGCGCAGTTATTGCTGAAGACCCATATCGAGGAAAGCAAGGCAGAGGTCCGCAAGATCACCCTGCACATGATCCACGAGGCTCGGCTAAACCCGCATAACAGCTTGTTGGCCAATGATGCCGGCAACTGA